One Brachyspira suanatina DNA segment encodes these proteins:
- a CDS encoding LptF/LptG family permease: MKKLNAYLLKEFLSFFLGSLLLFVVLVTIADLSSRLSFYTEHPELINYFITYHLARAPHNTYYIFPVALMFSSTYVLGTFVKNKEMLAIENSGISLFKFSMPMFIMVIGLCLFLVFFWEFVAAPLNKVSFAANDAMRGNQKASRSGPWELFGGNNYLYFIETYFYEEQYMQNTIIVKLDNDGRILFRVSSPHIQWNDEDKKWYVTDGILTTFSESKEIKVEKINNYPLDVWERPEHFYGRPPLDSMSLSEEAHIIKLQKEVNMNTSRLETDLHYRISYCFSGFIIVLLASLFSKFSTQSVLVVSLVMVIIVALMYYSVLMVFRSMGEAGNMNPFIAAWMPNIIFAVLCILAFKKFH, translated from the coding sequence ATGAAAAAATTAAATGCGTATCTATTAAAAGAATTTCTATCTTTCTTTTTAGGTTCTTTACTGCTATTTGTAGTATTAGTTACAATAGCAGATTTGAGCAGTAGATTATCTTTTTATACCGAACATCCTGAATTAATTAATTATTTTATTACATATCACCTAGCAAGAGCACCGCATAATACATATTATATATTTCCTGTTGCTTTGATGTTTTCATCTACTTATGTATTAGGTACATTTGTAAAAAATAAAGAAATGCTTGCTATTGAAAATTCAGGTATTAGCTTATTTAAATTTTCCATGCCTATGTTCATTATGGTAATTGGATTATGTTTATTTTTAGTATTTTTCTGGGAATTTGTAGCAGCACCATTAAATAAAGTATCTTTTGCAGCAAATGATGCTATGAGAGGCAATCAAAAAGCGTCTAGAAGTGGTCCTTGGGAATTGTTCGGCGGTAATAATTACTTATATTTTATAGAAACTTATTTTTATGAAGAACAATATATGCAAAATACTATAATAGTAAAATTAGATAATGACGGAAGAATTTTATTTAGGGTATCAAGCCCTCATATACAATGGAATGATGAAGATAAAAAATGGTATGTAACAGATGGAATATTAACAACATTTAGTGAAAGTAAAGAAATAAAAGTAGAAAAAATAAATAATTATCCATTAGATGTTTGGGAAAGACCTGAACATTTTTATGGAAGACCGCCTCTAGATTCTATGAGTTTAAGTGAAGAAGCCCATATAATAAAACTACAAAAAGAAGTTAATATGAATACTTCAAGATTAGAAACAGATCTTCATTATAGAATATCTTATTGTTTTTCAGGTTTTATTATTGTTTTACTTGCTTCATTATTTTCTAAATTTTCGACTCAAAGTGTTTTAGTTGTAAGTTTAGTAATGGTTATAATAGTGGCTTTGATGTATTATTCAGTACTTATGGTTTTCAGATCTATGGGCGAGGCTGGCAATATGAATCCTTTTATTGCAGCTTGGATGCCTAATATTATATTTGCTGTACTTTGTATATTAGCATTTAAGAAATTCCATTGA
- a CDS encoding methylenetetrahydrofolate reductase has product MSNNVENFIGKLENKDEYTFTLEISPQAKFDLGYIKDKIDDSKISDYIDAFVLTDSPFANLKISSILAALQLQQRLNNNKPFIATQTMRDKNSIALQNDLIGANYFDIRMVLAVTGDAIANGNQKQAKAVFEGNSELLISIIKDLNKGKSLGEFIFKEPLKPIYPFCVINSYAKNNDTLKVRLAKKANSGVKAIFTQPIYESERLEILLKWIDELPLKEKPMLVPGFFPILTYKTAYFIYYKLPGAYIPETWLNKLKKASDKSPEEEKKVAVELSSDLFHSMLKKHRKMHIMSMNNYDFVVSLLKNIK; this is encoded by the coding sequence ATGAGTAATAATGTAGAAAATTTCATAGGTAAACTAGAAAATAAAGATGAATATACATTTACATTGGAAATATCTCCGCAAGCCAAATTTGATTTAGGTTATATAAAAGATAAAATTGATGATTCTAAAATTTCAGATTATATAGATGCTTTTGTTCTAACTGATTCTCCATTTGCTAATTTAAAAATATCATCAATACTTGCAGCATTGCAATTACAGCAAAGACTAAATAATAATAAACCTTTCATAGCAACTCAAACTATGAGAGATAAAAATTCTATAGCTTTACAAAATGATTTAATAGGGGCAAATTATTTTGATATAAGAATGGTGCTTGCAGTTACTGGAGATGCTATAGCTAATGGTAATCAAAAACAAGCAAAAGCAGTATTTGAAGGAAATTCAGAATTATTAATAAGTATAATAAAAGATCTAAATAAAGGAAAAAGTTTAGGGGAATTTATTTTTAAAGAACCATTAAAACCAATATATCCATTCTGCGTTATTAACAGTTATGCAAAAAATAATGATACATTAAAAGTACGACTTGCTAAGAAAGCTAATTCAGGTGTTAAAGCAATATTCACCCAGCCTATATATGAATCAGAAAGATTAGAAATATTGTTAAAATGGATAGACGAACTTCCATTAAAAGAAAAACCTATGTTAGTTCCTGGATTTTTTCCAATACTTACATATAAAACTGCATACTTTATATATTATAAACTTCCTGGTGCTTATATACCAGAAACTTGGCTTAATAAATTAAAAAAAGCTAGTGATAAATCTCCTGAAGAAGAAAAAAAAGTTGCAGTAGAATTATCATCTGATTTATTTCATAGTATGCTCAAAAAACATAGAAAGATGCATATAATGAGTATGAATAATTATGATTTTGTTGTTAGCTTATTAAAAAATATAAAATAA
- a CDS encoding DUF2225 domain-containing protein — protein MSDEQPKVSFIEKNPRTCPVCKNEFYHEMLLTGGGRLIAGKLRNDLRRTYEKSKKYGTVYPLIYVVVVCPHCLYAAFQEDFNLIDHKKVDEAADTARQRASYMKEFFGNDIDFTRHRTLLEGAASYFLALDGYRYIGKDSAPTLKKALCSLRLSWTLEDLANVYPNENYDRLIPFFQYKASELYSASIECMQNGKENFEKLKSFGPDIDNNFGYEGMLYMGALLGMDSSKFIPDPKVKAETLVQAKRKISKIFGSGKSSKSKPSALLEKIKELHVAITEELNQLNEEYGIDVS, from the coding sequence ATGAGTGATGAGCAACCAAAAGTATCGTTTATAGAGAAAAACCCAAGAACATGTCCTGTATGTAAGAATGAATTTTATCATGAAATGCTTCTTACAGGCGGAGGAAGATTAATTGCTGGAAAATTAAGAAATGATTTAAGAAGAACTTATGAAAAAAGTAAAAAATATGGAACAGTTTATCCTTTAATATATGTAGTAGTAGTTTGCCCTCATTGTTTATATGCTGCTTTCCAAGAAGATTTTAACTTAATAGACCATAAAAAAGTAGATGAAGCTGCAGATACAGCAAGACAAAGAGCTTCATATATGAAAGAATTTTTTGGAAATGATATAGATTTCACAAGACATAGAACACTTTTAGAAGGTGCTGCTAGTTATTTTTTAGCTTTGGACGGATATCGTTATATTGGAAAAGACAGTGCCCCTACTTTAAAAAAGGCTTTATGTTCTTTGAGATTAAGCTGGACTTTGGAAGATTTAGCAAACGTTTATCCTAATGAAAATTATGACAGACTTATTCCTTTCTTCCAATATAAAGCAAGTGAATTGTATTCTGCTTCTATAGAATGTATGCAAAATGGAAAAGAAAATTTTGAAAAATTAAAATCATTTGGTCCTGATATAGATAATAATTTTGGTTATGAGGGTATGCTTTATATGGGAGCATTACTTGGAATGGATTCTTCTAAATTTATACCAGATCCTAAAGTTAAAGCAGAAACTCTTGTACAAGCTAAAAGAAAAATAAGTAAAATATTCGGATCTGGAAAAAGCAGTAAATCAAAACCTTCTGCTTTGCTTGAAAAAATAAAGGAACTTCATGTTGCTATTACAGAAGAATTAAATCAGCTTAATGAAGAATATGGTATAGATGTAAGTTAA
- a CDS encoding MATE family efflux transporter: protein MNVSDDATLKETERQNRKFKELTESRVEFLVIKLGIPTIISMLTTSFYNMADTFFVSKINTQSTAAVGIVFSMMAIIQAVGFFFGHGSGNYISIKLGAKETEEASKMAATGFLSAMIAGFIILILGIIFIKPLAYILGSTETILPYSISYMKYILIGAPYMTASLVLNNQLRLQGNALFAMIGLITGAILNIILDPILIFHFSMGVKGAAIATIISQFCGFCVLLVGTNVWGSLPIKLKDFSPSLQKYKAIIVGGLPSLCRQSISSFATAFLNIAAGQFGDAAIAAMSIVNRVSIFANSAIIGFGQGFQPVCGFNYGAKKYDRVINAFFFCIKISTLVLFIFAVIIFINSSQIVHLFNDKDISLFDIAKNALHYQALSLPLWGVITLSSMMLQTTRKTIRASVLALAKQGIFFIPIIYIFPRVFGITGIEIAQPFSDFLTFLLSIPLAYSIIKEMKLESLKLKDTNTN, encoded by the coding sequence ATGAACGTAAGTGATGATGCTACATTAAAAGAAACCGAAAGACAAAATAGAAAATTTAAAGAATTAACAGAATCAAGAGTTGAATTTTTAGTTATAAAGTTGGGCATACCTACAATAATTAGTATGCTTACAACATCTTTTTATAATATGGCTGATACATTTTTTGTAAGCAAGATAAATACTCAATCAACTGCTGCTGTTGGAATAGTATTTTCTATGATGGCAATAATACAGGCTGTAGGATTCTTTTTTGGGCATGGATCTGGTAATTATATATCTATAAAATTAGGAGCAAAGGAAACAGAAGAAGCTTCAAAAATGGCTGCTACTGGTTTTTTATCTGCTATGATTGCCGGATTTATAATATTAATATTAGGAATAATTTTTATTAAGCCATTAGCTTATATATTAGGCTCAACAGAAACTATACTTCCATACTCTATAAGCTATATGAAATATATTTTGATAGGTGCCCCTTATATGACAGCTTCATTAGTCTTGAATAATCAATTAAGACTTCAGGGTAATGCCTTATTTGCTATGATAGGTTTAATAACAGGGGCTATTTTGAATATAATACTTGATCCTATATTAATATTTCATTTTTCTATGGGTGTAAAAGGTGCTGCCATAGCAACTATAATAAGTCAATTTTGCGGTTTTTGTGTGCTTTTGGTCGGTACTAATGTTTGGGGATCTTTGCCTATAAAATTAAAAGATTTTTCACCTAGTTTACAAAAATACAAAGCTATCATTGTAGGAGGACTTCCTAGTCTTTGCAGACAGAGTATATCTAGTTTTGCAACAGCATTCTTGAATATAGCTGCTGGTCAATTTGGTGATGCTGCTATAGCTGCTATGTCTATAGTAAACAGAGTATCTATATTTGCTAATTCAGCAATTATAGGATTTGGTCAGGGATTTCAGCCTGTATGCGGATTCAATTATGGAGCAAAAAAGTATGATAGAGTTATAAATGCATTTTTTTTCTGCATCAAAATATCTACACTAGTGCTTTTCATTTTTGCTGTTATAATATTTATAAATTCATCTCAAATAGTTCATTTATTTAATGATAAAGATATTTCTCTGTTCGATATAGCTAAGAATGCTCTACACTATCAGGCATTAAGTTTACCATTATGGGGAGTTATAACATTATCTAGTATGATGCTTCAAACTACTAGAAAAACTATAAGAGCTTCTGTTTTAGCCTTAGCAAAACAAGGAATATTTTTCATACCAATTATATATATATTTCCTAGAGTATTTGGAATAACAGGTATAGAAATAGCACAGCCTTTTTCTGATTTTCTTACTTTTTTATTATCTATACCTCTTGCTTACAGTATAATAAAAGAAATGAAATTAGAATCATTAAAATTAAAAGATACAAACACAAATTAA
- a CDS encoding vitamin B12 dependent-methionine synthase activation domain-containing protein: protein MPEINHKNHEHYINKPPFYGRKVFEFNKEIEKEAFDMINKVRLFRAGFGYSTKNQDMEKYNEMIKTKVEPKYEEMKSNIIENNLIEPVMIYGFYKTITENDKLYIYDVNFETNELKDEKIEIPLERMENEPYNSIVDFFDKEEDTIGFTLVSLGTKFAGFLKGLYDNDDYKDYYFYNAIGTNIIENYVDILQNHMDNLLNLKNNGKRKHVGCRYSFGYKALSNMYGNRIIFDKLKPEEFNVTLTESYMMDPELSTCAIISFCEDSYYFAN, encoded by the coding sequence ATGCCGGAAATAAATCATAAAAATCATGAACATTATATAAATAAACCTCCATTCTATGGAAGAAAAGTTTTTGAGTTTAATAAAGAAATAGAAAAAGAAGCTTTTGATATGATTAACAAAGTTAGACTTTTCAGAGCAGGTTTTGGATATTCTACAAAGAATCAAGATATGGAAAAATATAATGAGATGATTAAAACTAAGGTAGAACCTAAATACGAAGAAATGAAGAGCAATATTATAGAAAATAATTTAATTGAACCTGTAATGATTTACGGATTTTATAAAACTATTACAGAGAATGATAAATTATATATATATGATGTTAATTTTGAAACTAATGAACTAAAAGATGAAAAAATAGAAATACCTTTAGAGCGTATGGAAAATGAGCCTTACAATTCAATAGTAGATTTTTTTGATAAAGAAGAAGATACTATAGGTTTTACTCTAGTAAGCCTTGGAACGAAATTTGCTGGATTTTTAAAAGGTTTATATGATAATGATGATTATAAGGATTATTACTTTTATAATGCTATAGGAACTAATATCATAGAAAATTATGTGGATATACTTCAAAACCATATGGATAATTTACTTAATCTAAAAAACAATGGTAAAAGAAAACATGTAGGATGCAGATATTCTTTTGGTTATAAGGCGCTTTCAAATATGTACGGAAATAGAATCATTTTTGATAAATTAAAGCCGGAAGAATTCAATGTTACTCTTACCGAAAGCTATATGATGGATCCAGAGCTTAGTACTTGTGCAATAATATCATTTTGCGAAGATTCTTATTATTTTGCAAATTAA
- a CDS encoding NTP transferase domain-containing protein — MEKNVVEIENALASLSSKFSKNDTLVIILAAGHGKRIRSSTSKMLHTIWGVPSIERVRLAVKNGMPKSNITIVVGIKALDVANAVGKQANTNFAYQEEQRGTGHAVKVGLDKSDLKNIKYCYVIYADMGLIDSETMKEFHEEFLKSKTDMIVMTAMYDGPKGSNYYGRILRSRGLTCDGKKSKYRQGSQGNVIGVIEYKDILAMQDDKKLFKVYKDEKFSYEKDELLDNFNEYVAGIYGFKMKPLEELIQKLESNNAQNELYLTDLIEIFINNNLSISTYMPKDSRVVLGFNDKTVLKEMESIARSNVYNKLKNIITIYDGEDFFIDDSVVEQILEIDKDEKPLDIYIGKGAYIGKGVKVNYGVTISHGAKIEGNVYLGDHTYIGDNVLLSCLENQKLILDDNVKIYSENQIKGNVYIGKNTTLERGVNVTGSDNHPVNIGSNVLIKGVSYLYGSIVDDNAYIEHCIFYYSHIKALLDDKGNVIKCRFIRPKEEGLEAVSKIEDAKKSKKK, encoded by the coding sequence ATGGAAAAAAATGTAGTTGAAATAGAGAATGCTCTTGCTTCATTATCGTCTAAGTTTTCAAAGAATGATACATTGGTGATAATATTAGCTGCTGGTCATGGTAAAAGAATTAGAAGTTCTACGTCTAAAATGCTTCATACTATATGGGGAGTTCCTAGTATAGAAAGGGTTAGACTTGCTGTAAAAAATGGTATGCCTAAAAGCAATATTACTATAGTTGTAGGAATAAAAGCACTAGATGTTGCTAATGCAGTTGGAAAGCAGGCTAACACTAACTTTGCTTATCAGGAAGAACAAAGAGGTACAGGACATGCTGTAAAAGTTGGACTTGATAAGAGTGATTTAAAGAATATAAAGTATTGTTATGTAATATATGCTGATATGGGACTTATTGATTCTGAAACTATGAAAGAGTTTCATGAGGAATTTTTAAAATCTAAAACTGATATGATAGTTATGACTGCTATGTATGATGGCCCTAAAGGAAGTAACTATTATGGAAGAATATTAAGAAGCAGAGGGCTTACTTGCGACGGCAAAAAAAGCAAATATAGACAAGGTTCTCAAGGTAATGTTATAGGAGTTATTGAGTATAAAGATATACTTGCTATGCAGGACGATAAGAAACTATTTAAAGTTTATAAAGATGAAAAATTCTCCTATGAAAAAGATGAGTTATTAGATAATTTCAATGAGTATGTTGCTGGAATATATGGTTTCAAAATGAAGCCTTTAGAAGAACTTATACAAAAATTAGAGTCTAATAATGCACAAAATGAACTGTATTTAACTGATTTAATAGAAATTTTTATTAATAATAATTTATCAATATCTACTTATATGCCTAAAGACAGCAGAGTTGTTTTGGGATTTAATGATAAAACAGTTCTTAAAGAGATGGAATCTATAGCTAGATCTAATGTTTATAATAAACTTAAGAATATAATCACTATATATGATGGAGAAGATTTCTTCATTGATGATTCTGTTGTTGAGCAGATATTAGAAATAGATAAAGATGAAAAACCTTTGGATATATATATAGGAAAAGGTGCTTATATAGGTAAAGGTGTTAAAGTTAATTATGGAGTTACAATATCACATGGTGCTAAGATAGAAGGTAATGTATATCTTGGCGATCATACATATATAGGAGATAATGTATTACTTTCTTGTTTAGAGAATCAGAAACTTATATTAGATGATAATGTTAAAATATATTCAGAAAACCAGATTAAAGGTAATGTATATATAGGAAAAAACACTACTTTAGAAAGAGGTGTTAATGTTACAGGAAGTGATAATCATCCTGTAAATATTGGATCTAATGTTCTTATCAAAGGGGTAAGCTATTTATACGGTTCTATCGTTGATGATAATGCCTATATAGAACATTGTATATTCTATTATTCTCATATAAAAGCATTGCTTGATGATAAAGGTAATGTTATAAAATGCAGATTTATAAGACCTAAAGAAGAAGGACTTGAAGCTGTAAGTAAGATAGAAGATGCTAAGAAATCTAAAAAGAAATAG
- a CDS encoding GNAT family N-acetyltransferase, with protein MENIEIVNDIDDNIIDSIYLISSKSEYIHLSKDYIKQYIKDKHHKVIIIKYDNQITGFLIYFLLEPEADIIFIASYPNNKGYGNKLLSYLFNDAKNNNVNSIKLDLHENNINAKKFYIRNGFKEIAVRKKYYDNKFDAIIMEIKIY; from the coding sequence ATGGAAAATATAGAAATTGTAAATGATATTGATGATAATATAATAGATTCTATTTATTTAATATCTTCAAAAAGTGAATACATACATTTATCCAAAGATTATATAAAACAGTATATAAAAGATAAACATCATAAAGTCATTATAATAAAATATGATAATCAAATAACAGGATTTTTAATATATTTTTTATTAGAACCAGAAGCAGATATAATATTTATAGCTTCATATCCAAATAATAAAGGTTATGGAAACAAATTATTATCATATTTATTTAATGATGCCAAAAATAATAATGTAAATAGTATAAAATTAGATTTACATGAAAATAATATTAATGCTAAAAAATTTTATATAAGAAATGGATTTAAAGAAATAGCTGTCAGAAAAAAATACTATGATAATAAATTTGATGCTATCATTATGGAAATTAAAATATATTAA
- a CDS encoding homocysteine S-methyltransferase family protein produces MNNIKEKLKELIKEQYLIIDGATGTELQKKEIKKESWIINGNNIEGCNEILNITAPNIMKEIHIDYLNANANITKTNSFGAIPWVLSEYDIADKAYDLAKTAALIANEAREEYLKNPNSKGDLNRDIFIAGSLGPGVKLPSLGQISFDEMYNGYTEAAKGLIDGGVDIILLETAQDVLQLKAAILAVNDTAKKLNKEIPIMVSVTIEKEGTMLLGTDIETAYTILSNLDIFSIGMNCGTGPDMAMRHIKKLSEISSLPISIHSNAGLPENRGGKAYYSMTPEEFADINSKFFELDGLAFIGGCCGTTPLHINALADKVKGIKPKKPALEKQRPYIASLFNVVSIKQNPAPLMIGERSNATGSKIFRELMIAGDMDGMLDVGIKQVKAGSHAIDVNAAWAGRDEVEDITKIISAYVKQISLPLVIDAIKPNVIEAALKVYGGKPIINSANMEQGEEKFDSICSLAKRYGASIMLLTIDEKSMALTCEDKLRMAERMYDRAVNVHKILPHDIIFDPLTFTLASGDENSFMAGVETLNAIKELSNKYPESSISLGVSNISFGLKEEARKIMNSVFLYEAINHGLTTAIVNVAQILPLSKIDEKEIELAKELIYNKNNTKEPLINYINHFSDKKEKKELNKEENIKKPIREAIRDAMLDGEWKDMQNLLNEVKENSEEFGGEKKFAQAIIDEILLPTMADIGVKFGEGTIQLPFVLGSAEVMKKSVDFLSEFLEKKKQEKTAKIILGTVAGDVHDVGKNLVEIIIKNNGFETVNIGTKVPIEKFLEAYHEHNADCIGMSGLLVKSTEVMKDNLAYIREKGLKIPILLGGAALTKEFVENDCKKVYGDTGKIFYCKDGFDDILAIKEIIADRDKENNN; encoded by the coding sequence ATGAATAATATTAAAGAAAAATTAAAAGAACTTATAAAAGAACAGTATTTAATAATAGACGGTGCAACAGGTACAGAACTTCAAAAGAAAGAAATTAAAAAAGAATCTTGGATTATAAATGGAAATAATATAGAAGGTTGTAATGAAATACTGAATATAACTGCTCCAAATATAATGAAAGAAATACATATAGATTATTTGAATGCCAATGCCAATATAACGAAGACTAATAGTTTCGGAGCTATACCTTGGGTTTTAAGTGAATATGATATTGCAGATAAAGCCTATGATCTAGCAAAAACTGCTGCATTAATAGCTAATGAGGCAAGAGAAGAATATTTAAAAAATCCTAATTCTAAAGGAGATTTAAATAGAGATATATTTATTGCCGGCAGTTTAGGCCCCGGTGTAAAACTTCCTAGTTTGGGACAAATTAGTTTTGATGAAATGTATAATGGATATACAGAAGCTGCAAAAGGATTAATAGATGGAGGAGTTGATATAATACTTCTTGAAACTGCCCAAGATGTTTTGCAATTAAAAGCTGCAATACTAGCAGTTAACGATACAGCTAAAAAACTTAATAAAGAAATTCCAATAATGGTATCTGTAACTATAGAAAAAGAAGGTACTATGCTTTTAGGTACAGATATAGAAACAGCATATACTATACTTTCAAATTTAGATATTTTTTCTATAGGCATGAATTGCGGTACTGGGCCTGATATGGCAATGCGTCATATAAAAAAGCTTTCAGAAATATCATCTCTTCCAATATCAATACATAGTAATGCAGGACTTCCGGAAAACAGAGGAGGAAAAGCATATTATAGTATGACGCCGGAAGAGTTTGCTGATATTAATAGCAAGTTTTTTGAGTTAGACGGACTTGCATTTATAGGAGGATGCTGCGGTACTACCCCACTTCATATAAATGCATTGGCTGATAAAGTAAAAGGAATAAAGCCTAAAAAGCCGGCATTGGAAAAACAAAGACCATATATAGCTAGTTTATTTAATGTAGTAAGCATAAAACAAAATCCAGCTCCTTTAATGATAGGTGAAAGAAGCAATGCTACAGGAAGTAAAATATTTAGAGAACTTATGATTGCAGGCGATATGGACGGTATGCTTGATGTTGGTATAAAACAGGTAAAAGCTGGAAGCCATGCAATAGATGTTAATGCTGCTTGGGCTGGACGTGATGAAGTGGAAGATATTACAAAAATTATTTCTGCTTATGTTAAACAAATTTCTTTGCCTTTAGTTATTGATGCAATAAAACCTAATGTTATAGAGGCTGCTTTAAAAGTATATGGCGGAAAACCAATAATAAATTCTGCAAATATGGAGCAAGGCGAAGAAAAATTTGACTCCATATGTTCATTAGCTAAAAGATATGGTGCCTCTATTATGCTTCTTACTATAGATGAAAAATCAATGGCATTAACTTGTGAAGATAAATTGAGAATGGCTGAAAGAATGTATGATCGTGCAGTTAATGTTCATAAGATATTACCTCATGATATAATATTCGACCCTCTTACATTTACACTTGCTAGCGGTGATGAAAATAGTTTTATGGCAGGAGTTGAAACTTTAAATGCTATAAAAGAATTATCAAATAAATATCCTGAAAGTTCTATAAGTTTGGGAGTATCAAATATATCTTTTGGACTTAAAGAAGAAGCTAGAAAGATAATGAATTCAGTATTTTTATATGAAGCTATTAATCATGGACTTACTACTGCAATTGTTAATGTAGCTCAAATACTTCCGCTTTCAAAAATAGATGAAAAAGAAATAGAATTAGCAAAAGAACTTATATATAATAAAAATAATACTAAAGAACCTTTAATAAATTATATAAATCACTTCTCTGATAAAAAAGAAAAGAAAGAACTTAATAAAGAAGAAAATATTAAAAAGCCTATAAGGGAAGCTATAAGAGATGCTATGCTTGACGGTGAATGGAAAGATATGCAAAACTTACTTAATGAGGTGAAAGAAAATAGCGAAGAATTTGGCGGAGAAAAGAAATTTGCCCAGGCTATAATTGATGAAATACTTCTTCCTACTATGGCTGATATCGGGGTAAAATTTGGTGAAGGAACTATACAGCTTCCTTTTGTACTTGGTTCTGCTGAAGTAATGAAAAAGAGTGTTGATTTCTTATCCGAATTTTTAGAGAAAAAGAAACAGGAAAAAACTGCTAAAATAATACTTGGTACTGTGGCAGGAGATGTGCATGATGTTGGTAAGAATTTAGTTGAAATCATCATAAAAAATAATGGATTTGAAACTGTTAATATTGGTACTAAAGTTCCTATAGAAAAATTTTTAGAAGCATATCATGAACATAATGCAGACTGCATAGGAATGTCTGGTCTTTTGGTAAAATCTACCGAAGTGATGAAAGATAATCTTGCCTATATAAGAGAAAAAGGATTGAAAATACCTATTCTTCTTGGAGGAGCTGCACTTACAAAAGAGTTTGTAGAAAATGACTGTAAAAAAGTTTATGGAGATACTGGTAAAATATTTTATTGTAAAGATGGCTTTGATGATATATTAGCAATAAAAGAGATAATAGCTGATAGAGATAAAGAAAATAATAATTAA